In a single window of the Pedococcus dokdonensis genome:
- a CDS encoding GNAT family N-acetyltransferase — protein sequence MPEFSWRPANEAAPEDVEAVFDTGGARKCRCQAYKVPGWIWRDTTQEQRDAALVEQTACGTAGPTSGLVGYVDGEAAGWVAVEPRENYPRLWSRKQPWMRMDPELPGVWSVTCFVVRKGFRQAGLMYELAAATVEYGQQVGAKVLEGYPTEPAPGKTVIWDEASVGLLQVFLEAGFEVHASPTLRRRVVRRQLAEPSR from the coding sequence ATGCCCGAGTTCAGCTGGCGGCCGGCCAACGAGGCTGCGCCCGAGGACGTCGAGGCGGTGTTCGACACCGGTGGTGCGCGCAAGTGCCGGTGCCAGGCCTACAAGGTGCCCGGCTGGATCTGGCGCGACACCACCCAGGAGCAGCGCGACGCCGCGCTGGTCGAGCAGACCGCCTGTGGCACCGCAGGGCCGACGTCCGGGCTGGTCGGCTATGTCGACGGTGAGGCTGCGGGCTGGGTCGCGGTCGAGCCGCGGGAGAACTACCCCCGGCTGTGGAGCCGCAAGCAGCCGTGGATGCGGATGGACCCCGAGCTGCCCGGCGTCTGGTCGGTGACCTGCTTCGTGGTCCGCAAGGGGTTTCGCCAGGCCGGCTTGATGTACGAGCTGGCGGCCGCGACCGTCGAGTACGGCCAGCAGGTCGGCGCGAAGGTCCTGGAGGGCTACCCGACCGAACCGGCGCCGGGCAAGACGGTGATCTGGGACGAGGCATCGGTGGGGCTGCTGCAGGTCTTCCTGGAGGCGGGCTTCGAGGTCCACGCGTCGCCCACGCTCCGACGCCGCGTGGTCCGCCGGCAGCTCGCGGAGCCCAGCCGCTAG
- a CDS encoding VOC family protein — protein MPITLENVAIAVRDLDATIAFFTDLGLTVLGRDEVSGEWTDTAVGLDGNHAKIAMLQTPDGNGRLELFEYLHPDAIETEPTLPNEIGMHRVAFQVDDLDESLAIAARHGCLPLRGVGTYEDIYRLTYLRGPSGIIVMLAEDLRRS, from the coding sequence ATGCCGATCACACTCGAGAACGTCGCCATCGCCGTCCGTGACCTCGACGCCACCATCGCGTTCTTCACCGACCTGGGGCTGACCGTCCTCGGTCGCGACGAGGTGAGCGGGGAGTGGACCGACACTGCGGTCGGGCTGGACGGCAACCACGCCAAAATCGCGATGCTCCAGACCCCGGACGGGAACGGACGCCTCGAGCTGTTCGAGTACCTCCACCCCGACGCCATCGAGACCGAGCCGACCCTGCCGAACGAGATCGGCATGCACCGGGTGGCCTTCCAGGTCGACGACCTCGACGAGTCCCTGGCCATCGCGGCGCGGCACGGCTGCCTCCCGCTGCGTGGCGTCGGCACCTACGAGGACATCTACCGGCTGACCTACCTGCGCGGTCCGAGCGGCATCATCGTGATGCTCGCCGAGGACCTGCGGAGGTCCTGA
- a CDS encoding peptidase inhibitor family I36 protein, with protein MMKKLAYAALLGAVVATSALTAAPAQAAARDGICQSGEFCLYYNSDNAGSISDFTTSISDYGASQPECYEFKGAGAGQGQCVKNNAASVWNRTSGSVTVFYNSGYSGDSQTFASGAKTNLNATLKNDNAGHRFGGGTSTNVDMSDALYVGGGGRLTTGFDGYETTPGRHEGIDFAKASGASVKALLGGTVTNVVEGGSSLSTIAVYNATFDKTIIYLHTNPNDSVDIGDSISKGQQIATEASRGASATHTHVEMRLGRKTLAAKSVDDPVLDNPNPNPFWQARGYNVR; from the coding sequence ATGATGAAGAAGCTTGCGTATGCCGCGTTGCTGGGGGCCGTCGTGGCCACCTCGGCGCTGACTGCCGCGCCAGCCCAGGCGGCAGCCCGCGACGGCATCTGCCAGTCGGGGGAGTTCTGCCTCTACTACAACAGCGACAACGCGGGGTCGATCTCGGACTTCACCACGTCGATCAGCGACTACGGCGCCAGCCAGCCGGAGTGCTACGAGTTCAAGGGCGCCGGCGCGGGCCAGGGGCAGTGCGTCAAGAACAACGCCGCGTCGGTGTGGAACCGCACCAGCGGCTCGGTGACGGTCTTCTACAACAGCGGCTACTCGGGTGACAGCCAGACCTTCGCCTCCGGCGCCAAGACCAACCTCAACGCCACGCTCAAGAACGACAACGCCGGACACCGGTTCGGCGGAGGGACCTCGACCAACGTCGACATGTCCGACGCGCTCTACGTCGGCGGCGGCGGCCGGCTCACCACCGGCTTCGACGGCTACGAGACGACACCCGGGCGGCACGAGGGCATCGACTTCGCCAAGGCCAGCGGCGCGAGCGTGAAGGCGCTGCTCGGTGGCACCGTGACCAACGTCGTCGAGGGCGGCAGCAGCCTGTCGACCATCGCGGTCTACAACGCCACCTTCGACAAGACGATCATCTACCTGCACACCAACCCCAACGACAGCGTCGACATCGGCGACTCGATCAGCAAGGGCCAGCAGATCGCGACCGAGGCCTCCCGTGGTGCGAGCGCGACGCACACCCACGTCGAGATGCGACTGGGCCGCAAGACCCTGGCGGCCAAGAGCGTCGACGACCCGGTGCTCGACAACCCGAACCCGAACCCCTTCTGGCAGGCCCGCGGCTACAACGTCCGCTGA
- a CDS encoding dihydrofolate reductase family protein yields the protein MGRIAVHEFISLDGVFEDPSWTFQFGFDPAMGETLAGITGGASAILLGRRTFEMFAPAWRDRTVEDDPGAPFFNDTTKHVVGEQEPSEEWGPLARLGGYDPARIQALKDETEGTIYVSGSGQLVRGLLADGLVDELHLFVYPIALGSGQRLFADGAGPTTLALLASDVYANGVLHLSYGPAERQA from the coding sequence ATGGGTCGGATCGCAGTGCACGAGTTCATCTCCCTCGATGGGGTCTTCGAGGACCCGAGCTGGACCTTCCAGTTCGGGTTCGACCCGGCCATGGGTGAGACGTTGGCCGGCATCACCGGTGGCGCGTCGGCGATCCTGCTGGGGCGCAGGACCTTCGAGATGTTCGCGCCCGCGTGGCGCGACCGCACCGTCGAGGACGATCCCGGAGCCCCGTTCTTCAACGACACCACCAAGCACGTCGTGGGGGAGCAGGAGCCCTCCGAGGAGTGGGGCCCGCTGGCGCGGCTCGGTGGCTACGACCCGGCGCGGATCCAGGCGCTCAAGGACGAGACGGAGGGGACGATCTACGTCTCGGGCAGCGGCCAGCTGGTCCGCGGCCTGCTCGCCGACGGCCTGGTGGACGAGCTCCACCTCTTCGTCTACCCGATCGCGCTGGGCTCGGGGCAGCGGCTCTTCGCCGACGGTGCCGGGCCCACCACGCTCGCCCTGCTCGCCAGCGACGTCTACGCCAACGGTGTGCTGCACCTCTCCTACGGTCCGGCGGAGCGCCAGGCGTGA
- a CDS encoding aldo/keto reductase has translation MSTGGAPAGDRRIDLGHGLEVSRLGFGGMAITHVYGATDPAEGLRTLHHAVDAGVTFIDTADVYGEPREGVAGPAGTNEELVGQLLRDRRDEVQLATKFGITGVPNQGPTATPVRGDAPYVRSAAEASLRRLGTDVIDLYYLHRRDVSVPIEETVGAMAELVEAGKVRHLGLSEVTAGELRAAAAVHPITAVQSEWSIWSRDVEAQVVPAAVEVGAGFVPYSPLGRGFLTGAMTREAVAGSMLKGHPRFDEGFDANQRVVEVVSAVAAEVGATPAQVALAWLYAQGERLGLPVVPIPGTRRAERVDENLGALDVRLGADHLSRLDEAAALVQGDRNLSKDPAWISSGRE, from the coding sequence GTGAGCACCGGCGGCGCCCCGGCCGGTGACCGCCGCATCGACCTCGGCCACGGGCTCGAGGTCAGCCGGCTGGGGTTCGGCGGGATGGCGATCACGCACGTCTACGGCGCGACCGACCCGGCCGAGGGCCTGCGCACCCTCCACCACGCGGTCGACGCCGGCGTCACCTTCATCGACACCGCCGACGTCTACGGCGAGCCCCGCGAGGGCGTCGCCGGCCCGGCCGGCACCAACGAGGAGCTCGTGGGGCAGCTGCTGCGCGACCGACGCGACGAGGTGCAGCTGGCGACCAAGTTCGGCATCACCGGCGTCCCCAACCAGGGCCCGACGGCGACCCCGGTCCGGGGCGACGCGCCCTACGTCCGCAGTGCAGCCGAGGCCTCGCTGCGCCGGCTCGGCACCGACGTCATCGACCTCTACTACCTGCACCGCCGCGACGTCAGCGTGCCGATCGAGGAGACCGTCGGCGCGATGGCCGAGCTGGTCGAGGCCGGCAAGGTCCGCCACCTCGGGCTCTCGGAGGTGACCGCAGGTGAGCTGCGGGCCGCAGCCGCCGTGCACCCGATCACCGCCGTGCAGAGCGAGTGGAGCATCTGGTCGCGCGACGTCGAGGCGCAGGTCGTGCCGGCGGCGGTCGAGGTGGGCGCCGGGTTCGTGCCCTACTCGCCGCTGGGCCGTGGCTTCCTCACCGGGGCGATGACCCGGGAGGCGGTGGCCGGGTCGATGCTCAAGGGGCACCCCCGGTTCGACGAGGGCTTCGACGCCAACCAACGGGTCGTCGAGGTCGTCTCTGCCGTCGCGGCCGAGGTCGGCGCGACCCCGGCGCAGGTCGCGCTGGCCTGGCTGTATGCCCAGGGCGAGCGCCTCGGCCTGCCCGTGGTCCCGATCCCGGGCACCCGCCGCGCCGAGCGCGTCGACGAGAACCTGGGCGCACTCGACGTGCGGCTCGGGGCCGACCACCTGAGCCGGCTCGACGAGGCCGCGGCGCTCGTGCAGGGCGACCGCAACCTCAGCAAGGACCCGGCCTGGATCTCCTCCGGCCGAGAGTGA
- a CDS encoding DUF421 domain-containing protein, with translation MVQHVAAHLVGAAPQGVVDDLFHLPMPPAEKLIRTVAVYLGILIVIRVAGKRLMAQMNSQDLVVVLLLSNVVQNAIIGEDNSLIGGLIGAAVLVVVNAGLDHVALRNSRVAWLLDGRPTEVVKDGLLDHRALMHLGMTPEELDNAIRSQGADSVSEVQRVALEPGGSITVELKPEARDATIGDLRRAVDALTARLDAQGGATPR, from the coding sequence ATGGTCCAGCACGTCGCCGCGCACCTCGTCGGAGCAGCGCCGCAGGGAGTCGTCGACGACCTGTTCCACCTCCCGATGCCCCCGGCCGAGAAGCTGATCCGCACCGTCGCCGTCTACCTCGGGATCCTCATCGTGATCCGGGTCGCGGGCAAACGCCTGATGGCGCAGATGAACTCGCAGGACCTCGTGGTCGTGCTGCTGCTGTCCAACGTCGTCCAGAACGCCATCATCGGCGAGGACAACTCCCTCATCGGCGGCCTGATCGGCGCCGCCGTGCTCGTCGTCGTCAACGCCGGGCTCGACCACGTGGCGCTGCGCAACTCGCGCGTCGCCTGGCTGCTCGACGGCCGTCCGACCGAGGTGGTCAAGGACGGCCTGCTCGACCACCGGGCGCTGATGCACCTCGGCATGACCCCGGAGGAGCTCGACAACGCGATCCGGTCGCAGGGCGCCGACTCGGTGAGCGAGGTGCAGCGGGTCGCGCTGGAGCCCGGGGGCTCGATCACCGTGGAGCTCAAGCCGGAGGCCCGCGACGCCACCATCGGCGACCTGCGCCGAGCCGTGGATGCCCTCACCGCCCGCCTCGACGCCCAGGGCGGCGCCACCCCGCGCTAG
- a CDS encoding nucleoside deaminase, translating into MSLSATDLTHLRRCVELAREGLEAGDEPFGSVLVDGSGEVRFADRNRVQDGDQTRHPEFDAAKWAALNLAPDERGACTVYTSGEHCAMCSAAHAWVGLGRIVYAVSTEQLVGWLRGWGVPAGPVNALSIGDVAPGLPVDGPAPELEQEVRELHRRLHGIPEGQ; encoded by the coding sequence ATGAGCCTCAGCGCGACCGACCTCACCCACCTGCGACGCTGCGTCGAGCTGGCCCGGGAAGGGCTCGAGGCCGGCGACGAGCCGTTCGGCTCGGTGCTGGTCGACGGCTCGGGCGAGGTGCGGTTCGCCGACCGAAACCGGGTGCAGGACGGCGACCAGACGCGCCACCCCGAGTTCGACGCGGCCAAGTGGGCCGCGCTCAACCTCGCGCCCGACGAGCGGGGCGCGTGCACCGTCTACACCTCGGGTGAGCACTGCGCGATGTGCTCCGCGGCGCACGCGTGGGTCGGCCTCGGCCGCATCGTGTATGCCGTGTCGACCGAGCAGCTCGTCGGCTGGCTTCGCGGGTGGGGCGTGCCGGCCGGGCCGGTGAACGCCCTGTCCATCGGTGACGTCGCTCCGGGACTGCCGGTCGACGGGCCCGCTCCCGAGCTCGAGCAGGAGGTGCGGGAGCTGCACCGCCGGCTGCACGGCATACCCGAGGGGCAGTGA
- a CDS encoding methylated-DNA--[protein]-cysteine S-methyltransferase, giving the protein MTDPATRLAAFTPDPPPHPPTLLPSDVSYVVEDTVIGRMLLARNDAGALVASSFVATSEDEDHVLSRLSERVSPRVLRQPRELDEARAELEDFLAGRIRAFTLRTDLALASDFQRTVLPQLAATVGYGDRATYGELAARVDRPTAARAVGAALGANPLCVVLPCHRVVASSGALTGYAGGLAAKRYLLDLEAAQR; this is encoded by the coding sequence ATGACCGACCCGGCCACCCGCCTCGCGGCCTTCACCCCCGACCCACCGCCGCACCCGCCGACCCTGCTGCCGAGCGACGTCTCCTATGTCGTCGAGGACACCGTGATCGGGCGGATGCTGTTGGCCCGCAACGACGCCGGAGCACTCGTCGCATCCTCGTTCGTCGCGACGTCCGAGGACGAGGACCATGTCCTGTCACGACTGAGCGAGCGGGTCTCACCCCGGGTGCTGCGCCAGCCGCGTGAGCTCGACGAGGCCCGCGCCGAGCTGGAGGACTTCCTCGCGGGGCGGATCCGCGCGTTCACGCTGCGCACCGACCTCGCCCTGGCGTCCGACTTCCAGCGCACCGTCCTGCCGCAGCTGGCAGCCACCGTCGGCTACGGAGACCGGGCCACCTACGGCGAGCTCGCCGCCCGGGTCGACCGGCCCACGGCGGCGCGGGCCGTGGGCGCCGCCCTCGGGGCGAACCCGTTGTGCGTCGTGCTCCCCTGCCACCGCGTCGTGGCCTCCAGTGGTGCCCTGACCGGATATGCCGGCGGGCTGGCCGCGAAGCGCTACCTCCTCGACCTCGAGGCCGCCCAGCGTTGA
- a CDS encoding RNA polymerase sigma factor, whose translation MGVRLPAFQTLVDAHWRDVARLAHALAGPVDGDDVAQQAWTQALAAYPSLRSSTNLRGWLLTITHRCAMDVHRGRARRAVPHDDPAALTSGPAAPAADATLPDGPLWSSVAALPPRQREAVVLKYVADLDHPTIAAALGTSPAMSRRLVSDALATLRKDLP comes from the coding sequence ATGGGTGTGAGACTGCCTGCCTTCCAGACCCTGGTCGACGCCCACTGGCGCGACGTCGCGCGCCTCGCCCACGCCCTCGCCGGGCCGGTCGACGGTGACGACGTGGCCCAGCAGGCGTGGACCCAGGCGCTCGCGGCCTACCCGTCGCTGCGCTCGAGCACGAACCTGCGGGGCTGGCTGCTCACGATCACGCACCGGTGCGCCATGGACGTGCACCGCGGACGGGCCCGCCGAGCGGTGCCCCACGACGACCCGGCCGCACTCACCAGTGGGCCGGCTGCCCCGGCTGCAGATGCCACGCTCCCCGACGGGCCGCTCTGGTCCTCGGTCGCGGCGCTGCCACCACGACAGCGCGAGGCGGTCGTCCTCAAGTACGTCGCCGACCTCGACCACCCCACCATCGCCGCCGCGCTGGGCACCTCGCCCGCGATGAGCCGGCGGCTCGTGAGCGACGCGCTCGCGACCCTGCGGAAGGACCTGCCATGA
- a CDS encoding ATP-binding protein, with translation MATAPLGERSPGPESPAGGRVRDASRTLRVPWRATSVALVRKALVDDLDSREISAAVIDEAEIVVSELVSNSIRHARPLGDGNLRVHWKVKAGVVEVEVTDGGSETTPRPAPRTIWAASGRGLRIVRSLAHEWGVTEDRTGSTVWASLGGPSRRRSH, from the coding sequence ATGGCAACAGCACCGCTGGGAGAACGCTCCCCAGGCCCCGAGTCGCCCGCGGGCGGTCGGGTGCGGGACGCCTCGCGCACGCTCCGCGTCCCGTGGCGGGCGACCTCCGTCGCGCTGGTCCGCAAGGCGCTGGTCGACGACCTCGACAGCCGGGAGATCTCGGCCGCCGTGATCGACGAGGCCGAGATCGTGGTCTCCGAGCTGGTCTCCAACTCGATCCGGCACGCCCGTCCGCTGGGTGACGGCAACCTGCGGGTGCACTGGAAGGTCAAGGCCGGGGTCGTCGAGGTCGAGGTGACCGACGGCGGCAGCGAGACCACCCCGCGCCCCGCCCCGCGCACCATCTGGGCCGCGTCCGGTCGCGGTCTGCGGATCGTCCGCAGCCTGGCCCACGAGTGGGGGGTCACCGAGGACCGGACCGGCTCCACGGTCTGGGCCTCGCTCGGCGGCCCGTCGCGTCGCCGCAGCCACTGA
- a CDS encoding DUF5926 family protein produces the protein MGKASRRRKGADSGSVSARVAPAPFVARPFEGLPGETDWVAMREILPSATATVTFAKGQAPEGAPAEVTIATVLPMAWPGLHRADGTVFVGTQSGSVSGDASRDLATSLLAAASAEQGTPITGTPASTADTPRLQDLLDTTAPFEVAVHDGFEFWVGESELDEEAQASLERANESVIPTVKMAATDSAYWCRIGDRTHIRLVLPQDEDVATDALARLHSAGDSGLGDQTRLLGAFRACGLLVPVWDLDPERTADDYEGALGEFMTRYAAASAADAPLTADERRARSGLLSRQVTLR, from the coding sequence ATGGGTAAGGCTTCACGGCGCCGCAAGGGCGCAGACTCCGGCTCCGTCAGCGCTCGCGTCGCGCCCGCACCGTTCGTCGCGCGGCCGTTCGAGGGTCTCCCGGGCGAGACCGACTGGGTGGCGATGCGCGAGATCCTGCCGTCGGCCACGGCGACCGTCACCTTCGCGAAGGGTCAGGCCCCCGAGGGCGCGCCGGCCGAGGTGACCATCGCGACCGTCCTCCCGATGGCGTGGCCGGGCCTGCACCGGGCCGACGGCACCGTCTTCGTCGGCACGCAGTCGGGCTCGGTCTCGGGTGACGCGTCGCGTGACCTCGCGACGTCGCTGCTGGCGGCCGCGTCCGCGGAGCAGGGCACGCCGATCACCGGCACGCCGGCCTCCACCGCCGACACGCCCCGGCTCCAGGACCTGCTCGACACCACCGCGCCGTTCGAGGTGGCGGTGCACGACGGGTTCGAGTTCTGGGTCGGTGAGAGCGAGCTCGACGAGGAGGCGCAGGCCTCGCTCGAGCGCGCCAACGAGTCCGTCATCCCCACGGTGAAGATGGCCGCCACCGACTCGGCCTACTGGTGCCGGATCGGCGACCGCACCCACATCCGCCTGGTGCTGCCGCAGGACGAGGACGTCGCGACCGACGCGCTGGCCCGCCTCCACTCGGCCGGCGACAGCGGGCTCGGTGACCAGACCCGGCTGCTCGGCGCCTTCCGCGCGTGCGGGCTGCTCGTGCCGGTCTGGGACCTCGACCCCGAGCGGACCGCCGACGACTACGAGGGCGCCCTGGGTGAGTTCATGACCCGGTATGCCGCGGCGTCGGCTGCCGACGCGCCGCTCACCGCGGACGAGCGTCGAGCCCGGTCCGGGCTCCTCAGCCGCCAGGTGACCCTGCGCTGA
- a CDS encoding glycosyltransferase encodes MNPVTVAAVIPAKDEAERIAATVRAVRGIPGVDLVVVVDDGSSDATAEIAREAGAEVVRHARNLGKAAAMTTGAGYVARREGVEGRVGGSADRRPLLFVDGDLEATAANLGVLVPPVLEGRADMTIATLPPQKTAGGGHGFVVRLARKGIEDLTGFVAQQPLSGMRCISRAAFDAASPLARGWGVEVGLTVDVLLAGLVVEEVPCELHHRVSGSDWRGQVHRAKQYRDVALALARRRARRGLR; translated from the coding sequence ATGAACCCAGTGACGGTCGCCGCGGTGATCCCGGCCAAGGACGAGGCCGAGCGGATCGCCGCCACGGTCCGGGCCGTGCGCGGCATACCGGGGGTCGACCTGGTCGTCGTCGTCGACGACGGGAGCAGTGACGCCACCGCCGAGATCGCCCGCGAGGCGGGCGCCGAGGTGGTGCGGCACGCCCGCAACCTCGGCAAGGCGGCGGCGATGACGACCGGCGCCGGCTACGTCGCGCGCCGCGAGGGCGTCGAGGGACGGGTCGGTGGCTCTGCGGACCGGCGCCCGCTGTTGTTCGTCGACGGGGACCTCGAGGCCACCGCCGCCAACCTGGGGGTGCTGGTGCCGCCCGTGCTGGAGGGTCGCGCCGACATGACGATCGCGACGCTGCCGCCACAGAAGACCGCCGGAGGCGGCCACGGGTTCGTGGTCCGGCTGGCACGCAAGGGGATCGAGGACCTCACCGGGTTCGTCGCCCAGCAGCCGTTGTCGGGGATGCGGTGCATCTCCCGGGCCGCGTTCGATGCGGCCAGCCCGCTCGCGCGGGGGTGGGGCGTCGAGGTCGGGCTGACCGTCGACGTGCTGCTGGCCGGTCTCGTGGTCGAGGAGGTGCCCTGCGAGCTGCACCACCGCGTCAGCGGGTCCGACTGGCGCGGCCAGGTGCACCGGGCCAAGCAGTACCGGGACGTCGCCCTCGCCCTGGCCCGCCGCCGGGCCCGTCGCGGGCTGCGCTGA
- a CDS encoding glycosyltransferase 87 family protein, translating to MATGVRERAATTALVVSFGLLLLVGVAGESAAKPGLGPRGWAPGELAWTPGPALVTGLLWVAYGLGALAVWLRLRGEPSVVATVGMLGSVAQRARRRLAGPSWTVPLALGVLALLTGPFGSADHTNYAAYGRISALGGDPYLTPPSGWSPADPVVSAVEPPWTDTVSVYGPFATLLQTLTSLVGGPNVRQTVWCWQAIVVLAWLGVRWLLLRSGAPARRVDTLWTLNPLVFGVGVLGAHVDLVAAALAVAALVLAARSPLASGVLTGLAVSCKITYGVVALAVLLGWWAHERRSFGRHALSFGLAALVVVVPLHVWAGPHVFDQLDRARRSISLATPWRLLYEALTGPMSSGTARSLVTWLAVVVALVLVVVLARVTRGLAPETATGTSARWALVLGAAYTLAAPYSLPWYDLLTWALLPVLAASVLDTVLVVRLATMAVAYVPGRVVGMTPTVERVSLWVRRTPVPYAGLLVWGWLILAATRGSSRSREPRPPAP from the coding sequence ATGGCCACGGGGGTGCGGGAGAGGGCCGCGACGACCGCGCTGGTGGTGTCGTTCGGGCTGCTCCTGCTCGTCGGGGTCGCGGGTGAGAGCGCCGCGAAACCCGGTCTCGGGCCGCGCGGCTGGGCGCCGGGTGAGCTCGCCTGGACCCCCGGTCCGGCCCTGGTCACCGGTCTGCTCTGGGTCGCGTACGGCCTGGGCGCGCTGGCGGTCTGGCTGCGCCTGCGCGGTGAACCCTCGGTGGTCGCAACGGTCGGGATGTTGGGGTCGGTGGCGCAGCGGGCCCGCCGTCGCCTCGCCGGGCCGAGCTGGACGGTGCCGCTGGCGCTCGGGGTGCTCGCGCTCCTGACCGGACCGTTCGGCTCCGCCGACCACACGAACTACGCGGCGTACGGCCGGATCTCGGCCCTCGGCGGCGATCCCTACCTCACCCCGCCGAGCGGGTGGTCACCCGCCGACCCGGTTGTCTCGGCGGTCGAACCCCCGTGGACCGACACGGTGAGCGTCTACGGTCCGTTCGCGACGCTGCTGCAGACCCTGACGTCCCTCGTCGGCGGCCCGAACGTCCGCCAGACCGTCTGGTGCTGGCAGGCCATCGTGGTGCTGGCCTGGCTCGGCGTGCGCTGGCTGCTGCTGCGCAGCGGCGCCCCGGCCCGCAGGGTCGACACCCTCTGGACGCTCAACCCGCTCGTCTTCGGCGTCGGGGTGCTCGGCGCCCACGTCGACCTCGTCGCCGCGGCGCTGGCAGTGGCCGCGCTCGTGCTGGCGGCGCGGAGTCCCCTGGCGTCGGGCGTGCTGACCGGGCTGGCGGTCTCCTGCAAGATCACCTATGGCGTGGTGGCGCTGGCGGTGCTGCTCGGCTGGTGGGCGCACGAACGCCGGTCGTTCGGCCGGCACGCGCTGTCCTTCGGGCTCGCTGCCCTGGTGGTGGTCGTCCCGCTGCACGTCTGGGCCGGACCGCACGTCTTCGACCAGCTCGACCGGGCGCGTCGGTCGATCTCCCTCGCGACGCCGTGGCGGCTGCTCTACGAGGCACTCACGGGTCCGATGTCCTCCGGCACGGCGCGCTCGCTGGTCACCTGGCTGGCCGTCGTCGTGGCGCTGGTGCTGGTCGTCGTGCTCGCCCGCGTCACCCGGGGCCTGGCCCCCGAGACCGCGACCGGCACCTCGGCGCGCTGGGCCCTGGTGCTCGGAGCCGCCTACACGCTCGCGGCCCCCTACTCGCTGCCGTGGTACGACCTGCTCACCTGGGCGCTCCTGCCGGTGCTGGCCGCCAGCGTCCTCGACACGGTCCTCGTCGTGCGCCTCGCGACGATGGCGGTCGCCTACGTGCCGGGCCGGGTGGTGGGCATGACCCCGACCGTCGAGCGGGTCTCGCTGTGGGTGCGGCGCACCCCGGTGCCGTATGCCGGCCTGCTGGTGTGGGGGTGGCTCATCCTCGCCGCGACGCGCGGGTCGTCGCGGTCGCGCGAGCCTCGTCCTCCAGCACCCTGA